One region of Bacillus zhangzhouensis genomic DNA includes:
- a CDS encoding YqzK family protein, whose protein sequence is MRKWLKTTGEVIKVFILFTGFTVLFYYAMIWINSEYESYHRYDKPEGAAIKVMEMDQPNPDNWQDRLIYFYQNGE, encoded by the coding sequence ATGCGGAAATGGCTCAAAACAACAGGTGAAGTGATCAAAGTATTTATCTTGTTCACTGGTTTTACCGTCCTGTTCTATTATGCTATGATATGGATAAATTCAGAATATGAAAGCTACCATCGTTATGATAAACCAGAGGGTGCAGCAATTAAAGTGATGGAAATGGATCAGCCGAATCCAGACAACTGGCAAGACCGATTGATTTATTTTTATCAAAACGGGGAGTAG
- the spoIIM gene encoding stage II sporulation protein M, with protein sequence MRKKSWKEYLLQHVKDHLSIYLFVSVLFLMGVIFGAIIVNSMTFSQKEDLFYYLNQFFNQLTNEKAAETKEMFLQSFLHHMKYLGLMWILGISIVGLPLIFLMIFLKGIVVGFTVGFLVNQMGLSGFFLSFVSVLPQNILLIPAYLVIGTCAIAFSIRLIGQLFMKKNISQAPVQWFGRYASVLLMILALAALSSFFESYISFMLMKKLAGVIL encoded by the coding sequence ATGCGGAAAAAGTCTTGGAAGGAGTATCTTCTTCAGCACGTAAAAGACCATCTCTCGATTTATTTATTTGTCTCTGTACTCTTTTTAATGGGTGTGATCTTTGGGGCCATCATTGTCAATAGCATGACATTCAGCCAGAAAGAGGATTTATTCTATTATTTAAATCAATTTTTTAATCAGCTGACGAATGAAAAAGCAGCAGAAACAAAAGAAATGTTTTTACAAAGCTTCCTGCATCATATGAAATATTTAGGCCTTATGTGGATACTGGGAATATCCATCGTTGGTCTGCCGCTCATCTTTCTCATGATCTTTTTAAAAGGAATTGTTGTTGGATTTACTGTTGGTTTTCTCGTAAATCAAATGGGGCTGAGTGGATTTTTCCTTTCGTTTGTATCGGTGCTTCCGCAAAACATTTTGCTCATTCCAGCCTATTTAGTGATTGGCACATGTGCGATTGCGTTTTCCATCCGTCTCATTGGACAGCTCTTCATGAAAAAAAACATCAGTCAAGCACCCGTTCAGTGGTTTGGCCGGTATGCATCTGTTCTGCTGATGATTTTAGCGCTTGCTGCACTTTCGTCTTTTTTTGAATCGTACATATCGTTCATGCTGATGAAAAAGCTGGCAGGTGTTATTTTATAA
- a CDS encoding S8 family peptidase gives MKVSLNETSKKKLNEAKEVTFIEEDQKAKTSGQTVPYGIKSIKAQKVHEQGYAGQNVKVAVLDSGIDGKHEDLHVAGGVSFVPAESDPLVDPHEHGTHVAGTIAALDNNVGVVGVAPKASIYAVKVADENGAGYYSWIIKGIEWAIENDMDVINISMGGQSESEALKEAVDQAYDKGILIVASAGNEGSYGSLNTIDYPAKYSSVMAVASVDQKRQRAFDSSVGEEVEVSAPGVSTLSTIPHNEYGYMSGTSMASPHVAGAAAVILSKYPNLTNDEVRERLSKTATKLGEPFYYGAGLVNVQKAAR, from the coding sequence ATGAAAGTGTCGTTGAATGAGACATCGAAAAAGAAACTGAATGAAGCAAAAGAAGTGACCTTCATTGAGGAAGACCAAAAAGCAAAAACAAGCGGTCAAACTGTTCCATACGGTATCAAGAGCATCAAAGCACAAAAGGTACATGAACAAGGATACGCTGGACAGAATGTTAAAGTAGCAGTTCTTGACAGCGGCATCGACGGGAAACATGAGGATTTACATGTTGCCGGCGGGGTGAGCTTTGTTCCGGCAGAGTCTGATCCGCTTGTTGATCCGCATGAACATGGAACCCATGTGGCAGGCACAATTGCCGCATTAGATAATAACGTAGGTGTCGTTGGTGTTGCGCCAAAAGCTTCTATCTATGCTGTCAAGGTGGCAGATGAAAATGGTGCCGGCTACTATAGCTGGATCATTAAAGGAATTGAATGGGCTATTGAGAACGACATGGATGTCATCAATATAAGTATGGGAGGACAAAGTGAATCTGAGGCGCTGAAAGAAGCGGTAGATCAAGCGTATGATAAAGGGATTCTCATTGTGGCTTCTGCAGGGAATGAAGGAAGTTATGGCTCTCTCAATACGATTGACTATCCGGCTAAATACAGCTCAGTGATGGCTGTTGCCTCTGTTGACCAAAAAAGGCAAAGAGCCTTTGATTCATCTGTTGGCGAGGAAGTGGAAGTCTCAGCACCAGGCGTTTCAACGCTGAGCACCATTCCTCATAATGAATATGGCTACATGAGCGGAACGTCAATGGCATCACCGCATGTAGCGGGCGCTGCGGCTGTCATTCTATCAAAATATCCGAATCTGACAAACGATGAAGTGCGTGAGAGATTGTCAAAAACGGCGACAAAACTTGGAGAACCTTTTTATTATGGTGCCGGGCTTGTGAACGTACAAAAAGCCGCACGATAA
- the fur gene encoding ferric iron uptake transcriptional regulator, producing the protein MENRIDRIKKQLHSSSYKLTPQREATVRVLLENEEDHLSAEDVYLLVKEKSPEIGLATVYRTLELLTELKVVDKINFGDGVSRYDLRKEGAAHFHHHLVCMECGTVDEIEEDLLEDVEEIIERHWKFKIKDHRLTFHGICHRCHDKESGK; encoded by the coding sequence ATGGAAAATAGGATTGATCGAATTAAGAAACAGCTTCATTCTTCCAGCTATAAGCTCACGCCACAGCGTGAAGCCACCGTAAGAGTACTGCTTGAGAATGAAGAAGACCATTTAAGTGCAGAAGATGTATACCTCCTCGTAAAAGAGAAGTCTCCTGAAATTGGTCTTGCTACTGTTTATCGGACGTTAGAATTGCTCACTGAACTGAAAGTTGTTGATAAAATTAACTTTGGAGACGGCGTTTCGCGATATGATCTTCGCAAAGAAGGAGCCGCTCACTTCCATCACCATCTTGTCTGCATGGAATGTGGAACAGTCGATGAGATAGAAGAAGATTTATTAGAAGATGTCGAAGAGATTATTGAACGTCACTGGAAATTTAAAATTAAGGATCATAGATTGACATTCCATGGTATTTGCCACCGGTGTCATGATAAAGAATCCGGCAAATAA